A single genomic interval of Nostoc commune NIES-4072 harbors:
- a CDS encoding PIN domain-containing protein has translation MYLSHLLKSILSGLNQNKLKILLSNVTVEEYSRHKDTIVSKYTSSLKSHLNNAKKIQDYLDGSERSTFLLLLDKANENIKSDGKEGVNALSIIESTFDHKNTIKLSSSTEILANAAQIALEKKAPCHKGKNSVADTVIYLQFENWVKETESIENKDYFHFVTDNHTDFSSKDNRDPHENLIIFAKNNVYYHIDPYKALEKIELEDIPPDEFDLFESRFCKRSN, from the coding sequence GTGTATTTGAGTCATTTGTTGAAGAGTATTCTATCTGGTCTTAACCAAAATAAATTAAAAATACTGCTTTCTAATGTAACTGTTGAAGAGTACAGTCGTCACAAAGATACTATTGTTAGCAAATACACAAGCTCGTTAAAAAGTCACCTAAATAATGCTAAAAAGATTCAAGATTATCTTGATGGTTCGGAACGTTCAACTTTTCTGCTTCTTCTAGATAAAGCTAATGAGAATATAAAATCGGATGGCAAAGAAGGTGTAAATGCGTTAAGCATAATCGAAAGTACTTTTGACCACAAAAACACTATAAAATTGTCTAGTTCTACTGAAATATTAGCAAATGCTGCTCAAATTGCTCTTGAAAAAAAAGCTCCTTGCCATAAAGGCAAAAACTCAGTTGCAGATACTGTAATCTATCTTCAATTCGAGAATTGGGTTAAAGAAACTGAATCAATTGAGAATAAAGATTATTTCCATTTTGTAACAGACAACCACACAGATTTTTCAAGTAAGGACAATCGCGATCCTCATGAAAATCTCATCATTTTTGCCAAAAATAATGTCTATTACCACATAGATCCTTATAAAGCATTAGAGAAAATAGAACTTGAAGATATTCCTCCAGATGAATTTGATCTTTTTGAAAGCCGTTTCTGCAAGAGGTCTAATTAA
- a CDS encoding DUF3352 domain-containing protein, with the protein MNRQRSFIGFIVAGAIALLVIAIASFYWFSAKNPANLTASTSGPNAAIFVSKLSPVMVSLLVNPDRLQALQGEGELSKLKTSLFAKSGIDYKEDVQPWLGDEITLAITTLDIDRDQENGQQPGYLLALAAKQPQKSREFVELLFSKRALAGANLAVEQYKGIKLIYDNQEVSTEEKIQNPKSKIQNSLAGAVVGEGFVLFANNPKVLRDAINNVQAPDLNLTSSPKYQKATKQFPKGGLAVAFLNLPIVAKWQGLELPEQTYDSEIISLALNPKGLLAETSFLTSSEIVSPSSPLSKPVGALQYVPASAGLAISGSNLSNLGNSDLAKLWRQATATIYGSEEDVISRLAKPLADVQKSWGINLAEDIFSWVQGEYAIALLPGKEQTIPHWIFAVEKSESVDKGVARLDAIASSNGLSINPLTLSKQKISAWTELTTATKKSDVKEGTFFSIETKVRGLHTTLGNYEIFTSDLETMDEILTAKDNSLIDNPNFKDSIAAIHQPNQGYIYLDWTKSQNLLERQVPILKLVEVLGKPFFDNLRSLTVSSYGTDTRALKGGVFFKLNNS; encoded by the coding sequence GTGAATAGGCAACGCTCATTTATTGGTTTTATCGTAGCTGGTGCGATCGCACTGCTAGTAATTGCGATCGCTAGCTTTTACTGGTTTTCCGCCAAAAATCCGGCTAACCTCACTGCTTCTACCTCTGGGCCTAATGCAGCCATCTTTGTGTCGAAACTGTCTCCTGTAATGGTTTCATTACTGGTGAACCCCGATCGGTTGCAGGCGTTGCAGGGTGAAGGAGAACTATCTAAACTCAAAACCAGTTTATTCGCCAAAAGTGGCATAGATTACAAAGAAGACGTTCAACCCTGGTTAGGGGACGAAATTACCTTAGCTATCACCACCTTAGATATTGATCGCGATCAAGAAAACGGACAGCAGCCAGGGTATTTGTTAGCACTAGCAGCCAAGCAACCACAGAAAAGCCGCGAGTTTGTCGAGTTGTTGTTTTCCAAACGGGCGTTAGCTGGAGCAAACTTAGCTGTTGAACAATACAAAGGCATAAAACTGATCTATGACAATCAAGAAGTAAGTACAGAAGAGAAAATCCAAAATCCAAAATCCAAAATCCAAAATTCTCTAGCTGGTGCTGTTGTTGGTGAAGGCTTTGTGTTGTTTGCCAACAATCCGAAGGTGTTGCGAGACGCCATCAATAATGTCCAAGCGCCCGATCTGAATTTGACTAGCTCCCCCAAATACCAAAAAGCAACAAAACAATTTCCTAAAGGGGGTTTAGCTGTAGCTTTCTTGAATCTTCCCATCGTGGCAAAATGGCAAGGTTTAGAATTGCCAGAACAAACCTACGACAGCGAAATTATTTCCCTGGCGTTGAACCCCAAAGGTTTGCTAGCAGAAACCAGTTTTCTAACTTCATCGGAAATTGTTTCCCCATCTTCACCACTATCTAAACCTGTAGGAGCATTGCAGTATGTTCCAGCGTCCGCAGGTTTGGCAATTTCTGGCTCAAATTTAAGCAATTTGGGTAACAGTGATTTAGCCAAACTCTGGAGACAAGCAACAGCAACTATATATGGTTCTGAGGAAGATGTAATTTCTCGGTTAGCAAAACCTTTGGCGGATGTTCAAAAAAGCTGGGGTATAAACTTAGCAGAGGATATTTTTAGCTGGGTACAAGGAGAATATGCCATAGCATTGTTACCTGGGAAAGAGCAAACGATCCCTCATTGGATTTTTGCGGTGGAAAAATCCGAGAGTGTGGATAAAGGTGTCGCTCGATTAGATGCGATCGCCTCATCAAATGGACTCAGCATTAATCCCCTAACTCTGTCCAAGCAAAAAATCTCTGCTTGGACAGAGTTAACTACGGCTACAAAAAAAAGTGATGTTAAAGAGGGAACATTCTTCAGTATTGAAACAAAAGTGCGAGGATTGCATACAACTTTAGGAAATTACGAAATTTTCACCTCTGACTTAGAAACGATGGATGAAATTCTTACAGCTAAGGATAATTCCTTAATTGACAATCCGAATTTCAAAGATAGTATTGCTGCGATTCACCAACCAAATCAAGGCTATATATATCTTGATTGGACAAAGAGCCAGAATTTGTTAGAGCGTCAAGTACCGATTCTTAAACTAGTGGAAGTTTTAGGGAAACCGTTTTTTGATAATCTGCGATCGCTCACAGTCAGTAGTTATGGAACTGACACAAGAGCGCTCAAAGGTGGCGTTTTCTTCAAACTCAATAATTCGTGA
- the urtB gene encoding urea ABC transporter permease subunit UrtB encodes MLAGFLEAVFNGISIGAVLLIAALGLAIIFGLMGVINMAHGELMMFGAYTTFVVQNVCKQLDGVWFEVYIFLALIIAFIFTGAVGLILEKGVIRYLYGRPLETLLATWGVSLIFQQFVRSVNWVLIIGIGLFSLLFFGGLWILNSRTDLGRVRNWIVTVIFLLSLGVTITTGNLLSQTYQLAVTQPWFGAQNVDVTAPTWLQGGMSLGGVQLPFARLFIIGLTIICVAGIYLFLQRSSWGLRIRAVTQNRSMSACLGIPTQKVDAITFALGSGLAGVAGCAISLLGSVGPNTGQNYIIDTFMVVVVGGVGNLAGTIVAALGIGTANFLIGSGTLALLLSPVKPLADLFSFFATTSMAKVLVFALIIVFLQWKPGGIFPQKGRTVDV; translated from the coding sequence GTGTTAGCAGGATTTTTAGAAGCTGTATTTAATGGCATTAGTATTGGCGCTGTATTATTAATTGCTGCCCTGGGATTAGCGATTATATTTGGATTGATGGGCGTTATCAATATGGCGCATGGTGAATTGATGATGTTCGGCGCTTATACAACATTTGTTGTGCAAAATGTATGTAAGCAATTGGACGGAGTATGGTTTGAAGTCTATATATTTTTGGCTTTGATTATCGCTTTTATTTTCACGGGTGCTGTGGGATTAATTTTAGAGAAAGGTGTGATTCGTTATCTCTATGGAAGACCATTAGAAACTCTATTGGCAACTTGGGGAGTAAGTTTAATTTTTCAACAGTTTGTCCGTAGTGTAAATTGGGTATTGATAATTGGTATAGGCTTATTTTCTTTGTTGTTTTTTGGAGGTTTATGGATTTTAAATTCTCGCACTGATTTGGGAAGAGTTCGTAACTGGATTGTGACGGTAATATTTTTATTATCGCTGGGGGTGACAATCACAACGGGCAATTTATTGAGTCAAACTTATCAGTTAGCAGTGACTCAACCTTGGTTTGGCGCTCAAAATGTGGATGTAACTGCGCCTACTTGGTTGCAGGGAGGAATGTCTTTAGGTGGTGTGCAATTACCCTTTGCTAGGTTATTTATTATTGGTTTAACAATAATCTGTGTGGCGGGAATTTATTTATTTTTACAACGTTCTAGCTGGGGTTTAAGAATTCGGGCTGTGACGCAAAACCGCAGTATGAGTGCTTGTTTGGGTATACCAACTCAAAAGGTTGATGCAATTACTTTTGCACTGGGTTCTGGTTTAGCTGGTGTGGCTGGATGTGCGATTAGTTTGCTCGGTTCTGTGGGGCCAAATACGGGACAAAACTATATTATTGATACTTTTATGGTGGTTGTGGTTGGGGGTGTGGGGAATTTAGCCGGGACGATTGTGGCGGCGTTGGGTATTGGTACGGCTAATTTTTTAATTGGTTCTGGGACTTTGGCTTTGCTGTTGAGTCCTGTTAAACCTTTGGCTGATTTGTTTAGTTTTTTTGCAACGACGAGTATGGCTAAGGTGTTGGTATTTGCGTTGATTATTGTGTTTTTACAGTGGAAGCCTGGGGGGATTTTTCCACAGAAGGGACGTACTGTTGATGTTTAA
- a CDS encoding NAD(P)/FAD-dependent oxidoreductase: MKTYDWIVVGGGIAGAALAYELVKTGFAVLLLEQYETPQNATRYSYGGLAYWSGTTPITRQLCEEAIIRYYILSQELDADIEFRELDLLLTISAVNDPEATAASYNHFAIPPRLLSVQEACELEPLLNREAISGALTVKHGHIHPEKTSLAYIQAFLRAGGEMQITQVLQVLQDGVKTTTATYHSANVAICAGGLSRQLLKSVGISVKLYFTHAEIIETPPVDVQLRTLVMPANLQRFQLEAESTQVDELWNQPGNEPVPPILDAGAIQFQDGSLRIGQISRVLTDPYAKVNSEASEKWLRKSVGEVLPALENLPGTWHDCLVGFSSDRLPLIGAIPEFDSVHLFSGFSNPLVIIPPLAKHFANFASGNKDEIITQLSLHR, translated from the coding sequence ATGAAAACCTACGACTGGATTGTGGTTGGTGGTGGAATTGCGGGTGCTGCATTGGCATACGAATTAGTAAAAACAGGTTTTGCTGTTCTTTTGTTGGAGCAATATGAAACACCACAAAATGCAACTCGCTATAGTTATGGTGGACTTGCTTATTGGTCGGGTACTACACCAATAACTCGTCAATTGTGCGAAGAAGCGATCATACGTTACTATATCCTATCTCAAGAGTTAGACGCTGATATCGAATTTCGGGAATTAGATTTATTACTTACTATTTCAGCCGTTAATGACCCAGAAGCAACGGCTGCATCATATAATCATTTTGCCATTCCACCCCGTTTATTGAGTGTCCAAGAAGCTTGTGAGTTGGAACCACTGCTAAATCGAGAGGCGATATCTGGTGCTTTAACTGTCAAGCACGGTCATATCCACCCAGAAAAAACATCACTTGCCTACATCCAAGCCTTTCTGCGTGCTGGGGGTGAAATGCAGATTACTCAAGTATTGCAAGTATTGCAAGATGGTGTAAAAACAACCACTGCAACTTACCACAGTGCGAACGTTGCCATTTGTGCGGGTGGACTTAGCCGCCAACTGCTTAAATCTGTCGGTATTTCCGTCAAGCTGTATTTTACCCACGCAGAAATTATTGAAACCCCACCTGTTGATGTGCAGTTACGCACCTTAGTTATGCCAGCTAATCTGCAACGATTTCAACTAGAAGCTGAATCTACTCAAGTTGATGAATTGTGGAATCAACCAGGTAATGAGCCAGTACCGCCAATTTTAGATGCGGGTGCGATTCAGTTTCAAGATGGTAGCCTTCGCATCGGTCAAATTAGCCGCGTTCTCACAGATCCTTATGCCAAGGTAAACTCAGAGGCGAGTGAAAAATGGTTGCGAAAAAGTGTCGGTGAGGTTTTACCAGCTTTGGAGAATTTACCAGGAACTTGGCATGATTGCTTGGTGGGATTTAGTAGCGATCGCCTACCCTTGATTGGTGCTATTCCAGAATTTGATAGCGTTCATTTATTCTCTGGCTTTAGCAATCCTTTGGTGATTATACCACCTTTGGCAAAGCACTTTGCTAATTTTGCATCTGGCAATAAAGATGAGATTATTACCCAGCTATCTCTTCATCGCTGA
- the urtA gene encoding urea ABC transporter substrate-binding protein: MRRQFNRRKFLIYGSLTFGSSFFLKACANNSPTATESPAAPPTASPAAATAGGTIKVGILHSLSGTMAISEKSVVDAEKLAIKEINANGGVLGKQIEAVTEDGASNWDTFREKATKLIDQDKVAVVFGCWTSASRKNVKPVFESKNHMLWYPVQYEGQECSKNIFYTGAAPNQQIEPSVDWLLKNKGKEFFLVGSDYVFPRTANTIIKAQLEALGGKTVGEDYLPLGNTEVTPIITKIKQALPNGGVIYNTLNGDSNVAFFKQLKGAGLTPERYPSMSVSIAEEEVKAIGVEYLKGHYAAWNYFQTVDTPANKKFVAAFKKEYGENRVTNDPMEAAYIAVYLWKQAVEKAGTTDIAKVSAAAYGQTIDAPEGKVTMDTNHHISKVVRIGQVRQDGLFDIVYATPTAVEPVPWNQFVKETKGFACDWSDPAKGGKYKKV, from the coding sequence ATGAGAAGACAATTTAACAGACGCAAGTTTTTAATCTACGGTTCTTTAACTTTTGGAAGCAGCTTTTTTCTGAAGGCTTGCGCGAATAATTCCCCAACTGCTACAGAGAGTCCAGCCGCACCTCCAACTGCATCTCCAGCTGCTGCTACTGCTGGTGGCACAATCAAAGTAGGTATTTTGCACTCCCTTAGTGGCACAATGGCTATTAGTGAGAAAAGCGTTGTTGATGCTGAAAAATTAGCAATCAAAGAAATTAACGCGAATGGTGGTGTCTTAGGTAAACAAATTGAGGCAGTTACCGAAGATGGTGCTTCTAACTGGGATACTTTTAGAGAAAAGGCAACTAAGCTAATTGATCAAGATAAAGTAGCTGTAGTTTTTGGCTGTTGGACATCTGCTAGCCGCAAGAATGTGAAGCCAGTATTCGAGAGCAAAAATCACATGCTCTGGTATCCTGTGCAGTATGAAGGTCAAGAGTGTTCTAAAAATATTTTTTACACTGGTGCTGCTCCAAATCAACAAATTGAACCATCTGTTGATTGGCTGTTAAAAAATAAAGGAAAAGAATTCTTTTTAGTTGGCTCTGACTACGTTTTTCCCCGCACTGCTAACACAATTATTAAAGCTCAATTAGAAGCTTTGGGCGGAAAAACAGTTGGTGAAGATTATTTACCTCTTGGCAATACAGAAGTTACACCAATTATCACTAAAATTAAGCAAGCTTTGCCTAATGGAGGTGTAATTTACAATACTCTAAATGGTGATAGCAACGTTGCTTTCTTCAAACAATTGAAAGGTGCTGGATTGACACCAGAAAGATATCCTTCCATGTCTGTCAGTATTGCCGAAGAAGAAGTTAAAGCAATTGGTGTAGAGTATCTCAAAGGTCACTACGCAGCTTGGAATTATTTTCAAACAGTAGACACACCCGCTAACAAAAAATTTGTTGCAGCTTTCAAGAAAGAGTACGGTGAAAATCGGGTAACAAATGACCCAATGGAAGCAGCATACATCGCCGTTTATTTGTGGAAGCAAGCAGTAGAAAAAGCTGGTACTACAGACATAGCGAAAGTGAGTGCTGCGGCCTATGGTCAAACTATAGATGCACCTGAAGGTAAAGTGACAATGGATACCAATCATCACATATCCAAAGTTGTGCGGATTGGTCAAGTTAGACAAGATGGTTTGTTTGATATTGTTTATGCTACTCCAACAGCCGTTGAGCCAGTTCCTTGGAATCAATTTGTAAAAGAGACTAAGGGATTTGCTTGTGATTGGAGTGACCCAGCTAAGGGTGGTAAGTACAAGAAAGTTTAA
- the cysE gene encoding serine O-acetyltransferase has translation MLSILRADFRIIFERDPAARNWLEVLFCYPGLQALLFHRLAHWLYTVGLPFFPRLISHVARFLTGIEIHPGATIGKSVFIDHGMGVVIGETAIVGDYTLIYQGVTLGGTGKECGKRHPTVGENVVVGAGAKVLGNIQIGNNVRIGAGSVVLRDVPSDCTVVGVPGRIMYRSGVRVAPLEHNNLPDSEAQVIRALVDRIEALEEQIQTLQRSNSSEKSPVLVGCLATKEDELTHDTRWCNLKDKTIQEFLDGAGI, from the coding sequence GTGCTATCTATACTGCGTGCTGACTTTCGTATCATATTTGAACGTGACCCAGCTGCTCGTAACTGGTTGGAAGTTTTATTTTGTTACCCTGGTTTGCAAGCCCTGCTATTCCATAGGCTGGCTCACTGGTTGTACACTGTTGGTCTTCCCTTTTTTCCCCGCCTGATTTCTCACGTGGCTCGGTTTTTGACTGGAATTGAAATCCACCCAGGTGCAACAATTGGAAAAAGTGTGTTTATTGACCACGGGATGGGTGTAGTAATTGGTGAAACTGCGATCGTGGGAGACTATACCCTAATTTATCAAGGTGTCACCCTTGGGGGTACTGGTAAAGAATGTGGTAAGCGCCATCCCACTGTGGGTGAAAATGTCGTAGTTGGAGCTGGAGCTAAGGTACTGGGCAATATCCAAATTGGTAATAATGTCCGTATTGGCGCTGGGTCTGTTGTTCTAAGGGATGTCCCTTCAGACTGTACTGTGGTAGGCGTGCCTGGGCGCATTATGTATCGTTCTGGAGTTCGGGTTGCACCTCTTGAACACAATAACTTACCAGATTCAGAAGCTCAAGTAATTCGTGCTTTAGTTGACAGGATTGAGGCGTTGGAAGAACAAATACAAACTCTTCAGCGCAGCAATTCTTCAGAAAAAAGTCCTGTTTTAGTAGGTTGTTTAGCCACCAAAGAGGATGAGCTAACCCACGATACTCGCTGGTGCAACCTCAAAGATAAAACTATTCAGGAATTTCTAGATGGTGCGGGTATTTAA
- the urtC gene encoding urea ABC transporter permease subunit UrtC has protein sequence MKKKGGRLLIEVGVVVTIALFLIIIMPLLLTEFRLNLLGRFLSLAIVALGIDLIWGYTGLLSLGHGIFFGLGGYAIAMYLKLQVPTGELPDFMGLYGVTELPAFWKPFYSFPLTIASVVLIPGLLAGLLGYLVFRNRLKGVYFSILTQAGTIVFFNFFNGQQQLFNGTNGLIDFTTLFGATVSDAKTQFVFYTLTVVFLAVTYGICRWLTTGRFGRLLIAIRDDESRVRFSGYDPTDFKVLVFAVSGAIAGIAGAFYTIQSGSVSPRSMDIAFSIEMVIWVAVGGRATLIGAIVGTLLVNYARTFLSEQFAEIWLFFQGALFLIVVTVLPDGIVGWLRSQNISLFHRRQQIATYPTLEEDPEVQHERENIGN, from the coding sequence ATGAAAAAGAAGGGAGGAAGGTTATTAATTGAGGTGGGGGTGGTGGTTACGATCGCACTTTTCCTCATTATTATTATGCCACTGTTGTTGACGGAGTTTCGTCTAAATTTGTTGGGACGATTTTTGTCGCTGGCAATTGTGGCTTTGGGTATCGATTTGATTTGGGGGTATACTGGTTTACTAAGTTTGGGACATGGTATTTTCTTTGGTTTGGGTGGATATGCGATCGCAATGTACCTAAAACTGCAAGTCCCTACTGGTGAGTTACCTGATTTCATGGGACTTTATGGGGTTACAGAACTTCCCGCCTTTTGGAAACCTTTTTATTCTTTTCCTTTGACAATAGCTAGTGTGGTATTAATTCCAGGGTTATTGGCGGGATTATTGGGATATTTGGTTTTCCGAAATCGCCTCAAGGGAGTTTATTTTTCTATCTTGACTCAAGCTGGAACTATTGTATTTTTCAATTTCTTTAATGGTCAACAACAGCTTTTCAACGGTACAAATGGACTGATAGATTTTACAACTTTATTTGGGGCAACGGTCAGTGATGCCAAAACGCAATTTGTTTTCTACACACTGACGGTAGTGTTTCTCGCAGTAACTTATGGGATTTGTCGCTGGTTGACAACTGGACGCTTTGGGAGGTTGTTGATAGCTATTCGTGATGATGAAAGTCGGGTAAGATTTTCTGGCTACGACCCTACAGATTTTAAGGTATTGGTGTTTGCAGTTTCAGGTGCGATCGCAGGCATTGCAGGAGCATTTTACACCATTCAAAGTGGTTCTGTATCACCCAGATCAATGGATATTGCCTTTTCAATTGAGATGGTGATTTGGGTAGCTGTAGGCGGACGCGCTACTTTAATTGGCGCAATTGTGGGAACTTTGTTAGTAAATTATGCCCGCACTTTTTTAAGCGAACAATTTGCAGAAATCTGGCTATTTTTTCAAGGCGCACTATTTTTGATAGTCGTTACAGTGCTTCCTGACGGCATAGTGGGATGGTTGCGTAGTCAGAATATTTCTCTTTTCCACCGCCGTCAACAAATTGCTACATATCCCACCTTGGAAGAAGACCCCGAAGTGCAACATGAACGCGAAAATATTGGAAACTGA
- a CDS encoding isopenicillin N synthase family dioxygenase, with product MVTIPIIDLTAFSNGDTITRQNIIKQIYQACHEIGFMYLQNSGISKDLIKQVFSYSKSFFNLPLKVKQKQAWSDEFNNTGYVGLERERLDPNKPGDLKEAFNVNKQAAIGIDASILAFYDSCTELANTVLQAYALALELPEDFFITRHNQQNHTLRSLHYPPLQIPPKSGQVRAGEHSDYGSITLLFQDDVGGLEVQTASGNWIAAPAIPDTVVVNTGDLMQRWTNDIFCSTKHRVMIPSDNKVKQSRYSIAFFCHPNDDTEIACLESCQKEQSPIYPPILAGEYLLSRLQATYGNS from the coding sequence ATGGTTACAATTCCCATAATAGATTTAACTGCGTTTAGCAATGGCGACACAATAACTCGACAAAATATTATCAAACAAATCTATCAAGCTTGCCATGAAATTGGCTTCATGTACTTGCAGAATTCAGGAATATCAAAAGACTTAATAAAACAAGTATTCAGTTACAGTAAATCTTTCTTTAATTTACCCTTAAAAGTTAAGCAAAAGCAAGCTTGGAGTGATGAGTTTAATAATACAGGATACGTCGGTCTTGAGAGAGAACGTCTTGACCCCAACAAACCAGGTGACTTGAAAGAGGCGTTTAATGTAAACAAACAAGCGGCTATAGGAATAGATGCTTCTATTCTTGCCTTTTATGATAGTTGCACAGAACTTGCTAACACAGTGTTACAAGCTTATGCTTTAGCATTGGAATTGCCAGAAGATTTTTTTATTACAAGACACAATCAACAAAATCATACCTTGCGATCGCTCCACTATCCCCCATTGCAGATACCACCCAAATCTGGACAGGTACGTGCTGGTGAGCATTCCGATTATGGCAGTATTACCTTACTTTTCCAAGATGACGTTGGCGGGTTGGAAGTACAGACAGCATCTGGAAATTGGATTGCTGCACCTGCGATTCCTGATACTGTGGTGGTTAATACTGGCGATTTAATGCAACGGTGGACAAATGATATATTTTGCTCAACCAAGCATCGAGTCATGATTCCCAGCGATAACAAGGTGAAGCAGTCTCGTTATTCTATCGCTTTTTTCTGTCATCCTAATGATGATACAGAAATAGCTTGTCTAGAAAGTTGCCAGAAAGAACAATCGCCTATCTATCCGCCTATCCTGGCGGGAGAATATCTTTTAAGTCGTTTACAAGCAACTTATGGTAATTCATAA
- the urtD gene encoding urea ABC transporter ATP-binding protein UrtD, giving the protein MNAKILETENVTVSFDGFKALNQLNFSMDVGELRVVIGPNGAGKTTFLDVITGKVQPTVGQVLFKGRNLRSLPEYKIARLGIGRKFQTPRIYLNLTPRENLEITSNRNKNVFSTLFSRSHPAEKNNIKGLLETIGLTAKADIRAGLLSHGEKQRLEIGMLVAQSPDLLLVDEPVAGLTDEETYNIGELLLALAQSHSILVIEHDMEFVRQIAKKVTVLHEGSVLCEGNFEEVQNDSRVIEVYLGKQED; this is encoded by the coding sequence ATGAACGCGAAAATATTGGAAACTGAAAACGTAACTGTTAGTTTTGACGGTTTTAAGGCGCTAAATCAGCTAAATTTTAGCATGGATGTGGGCGAATTACGAGTAGTAATTGGCCCCAACGGCGCTGGAAAGACAACGTTTCTGGATGTGATTACGGGGAAGGTGCAACCAACCGTTGGGCAAGTTTTATTCAAAGGAAGAAACCTGCGTTCTTTACCTGAATATAAAATTGCGCGGTTAGGAATTGGGCGCAAGTTTCAAACACCTCGAATTTACTTAAATTTAACGCCCCGTGAAAATCTAGAAATTACTAGCAACCGCAATAAAAACGTCTTTTCTACTTTGTTTAGCCGTTCTCATCCTGCTGAAAAGAATAATATTAAAGGATTATTAGAAACTATTGGTTTAACTGCTAAAGCTGACATCAGAGCAGGTTTACTTTCCCACGGTGAAAAGCAGCGTTTAGAAATTGGCATGTTAGTAGCGCAGTCACCTGATTTATTACTTGTTGATGAACCCGTTGCTGGCTTAACAGATGAAGAAACCTACAATATTGGTGAATTACTTTTAGCACTAGCACAAAGTCATTCCATTTTAGTAATTGAACATGATATGGAATTTGTGCGTCAAATTGCCAAGAAAGTAACAGTATTACATGAAGGTTCGGTGCTGTGCGAAGGAAATTTTGAGGAAGTTCAAAATGACTCTCGTGTAATTGAAGTATATTTGGGAAAACAGGAAGACTAA
- a CDS encoding type II toxin-antitoxin system HicB family antitoxin, translating to MRFNVTVDRDEDGAWIVECPSIPGCVSQGQTKEEALENIKDAIAACLQVRAERGLPLTIETHQVEVVA from the coding sequence ATGAGGTTTAATGTAACGGTTGATCGTGATGAAGATGGTGCATGGATAGTAGAATGCCCCAGTATTCCGGGTTGTGTCAGTCAAGGTCAGACTAAAGAAGAAGCACTAGAGAATATCAAAGATGCGATAGCTGCCTGCCTACAAGTTCGTGCCGAGCGCGGTTTGCCACTTACCATAGAAACTCACCAAGTAGAGGTTGTGGCTTAG
- a CDS encoding Npun_F5749 family FMN-dependent PPOX-type flavoprotein, with protein sequence MTLAPWRSAIAHALHRNRSLVYARYLQLATVQPNGRPANRTLVFRGFLEDTNQLKFITDTRSAKADQIQQQPWAEVCWYFPNTREQFRITGCLTLVSSDDSHQDLKLARISIWQELSDAARLQFAWPHPGKFRVENPEAFAPPAPDPVQPLPNFCLLLLDPLQVDHLELRGEPQNRKFYRRDENQEWFCEEINP encoded by the coding sequence ATGACTCTTGCTCCTTGGCGAAGCGCGATCGCTCATGCACTCCATCGCAACCGCAGCCTTGTTTATGCCCGTTACCTCCAACTAGCAACCGTGCAGCCGAATGGTCGTCCCGCTAATCGTACCCTAGTCTTTCGCGGTTTTCTAGAAGATACAAACCAGCTAAAATTTATCACCGATACTCGTAGCGCTAAAGCTGACCAGATACAGCAACAACCTTGGGCAGAAGTTTGCTGGTACTTTCCCAATACACGCGAACAATTCCGAATCACTGGCTGTTTGACTCTGGTCAGCAGTGATGATTCACACCAGGATTTAAAGCTAGCCCGCATTTCCATTTGGCAAGAATTGAGTGATGCTGCACGTTTACAGTTTGCTTGGCCGCATCCTGGTAAATTCAGAGTTGAAAATCCAGAAGCTTTTGCACCACCAGCACCCGACCCCGTGCAGCCATTGCCTAATTTTTGCTTATTGCTACTCGACCCACTCCAGGTAGACCACTTAGAATTACGCGGCGAACCACAAAATAGAAAGTTTTATCGCCGCGATGAAAATCAGGAATGGTTTTGTGAAGAAATTAATCCTTAA